From Arcticibacter tournemirensis, one genomic window encodes:
- a CDS encoding TonB-dependent receptor: MLKLLTTSLFCLLIFKSALSQQAIVLKGSVKDLDNLPLPGATITAEGTNYSTTADRDGQYQLKVKPGNYTLHFSFIGFNSTVKNISTSSSNLSELNVRMQPSLSSLQQVEVMGRKEQSYKTTRSFIGKAETDIKDIPQSVSYASKEFIADRGLMRVGDIVRNLSGVTQASFYDDLTIRGFRVNGQTNTQLINGLRTSTGFWKQPLANYLERVEVLKGPSSALFGNASPGGVVNRVTKKPLDETRRSVNFSLGSFNTFRGLADFTGPASKDSSLLYRLNLGYENAGSFRDLMFDKNIVIAPSLTFLPTDKTSINFDLVYNDSKSRLDRGQTLFGSSELNSTPQSLSLNTANDYMNELTYNVTISINHKITDILSLNAAYIKTGYEEDLYEHRTSGTYGVDKNGVIMENMAGMMIISRKRKRYIDNMSGYLNYKPKTGTIKHNIVVGYDFGSEKLPVGSSQMTAGGYLNKTRDSVITRYVAKDSLKYARDKNGAPIPNVPHFNLSDPLGSQKMIDDSKSVFTKGDVAPTYYYLNAGYVQNQFTIGKLQALLGIRYEYYTDFANYKLTNEKKTHSEAWLPRLGLVYSITPNINLYGSYVEGYNPQTAATIANPEAGGPFDPLKSNMKELGAKTSWFRDLLTLTVAAYEIRQTGALYNITGSNELRQIGDEKSKGIEIDVIGRILPNWSVMGSYSYNEAIIVESSNPGEIGLQKPNAPKNTANFWSKYNFTSGLLKGFGIGAGFNYVDKRNLNYDSSLSPENQLTIPQFTLFNAAAYYNVGKLQLQLNASNIGNKKHWVGGYDYFRIFPGTPESYLFSIGYSF, encoded by the coding sequence ATGCTAAAACTCCTTACTACTTCACTTTTTTGCCTTTTAATTTTCAAATCAGCACTTAGTCAGCAGGCCATTGTGCTTAAAGGATCTGTAAAAGACCTTGATAACCTGCCATTACCGGGCGCTACTATTACTGCAGAAGGTACTAATTACAGCACAACCGCAGACAGGGATGGACAATATCAATTAAAAGTAAAGCCTGGTAATTACACACTTCACTTCTCTTTCATCGGCTTTAATAGTACAGTTAAAAATATCAGTACAAGCAGCAGTAATCTAAGTGAGCTCAATGTACGTATGCAGCCCTCATTATCTTCCCTGCAACAGGTAGAGGTTATGGGGCGTAAAGAACAGAGCTATAAAACCACGCGGTCCTTTATTGGGAAGGCAGAAACGGACATTAAAGATATTCCGCAGTCCGTCTCTTATGCCAGCAAGGAATTTATTGCCGATCGCGGGTTGATGCGCGTGGGGGACATCGTGAGAAACTTAAGTGGTGTTACGCAGGCCAGTTTCTATGATGACCTTACAATAAGGGGATTCAGAGTAAATGGACAGACAAATACTCAGCTGATTAATGGACTACGAACCAGTACAGGCTTCTGGAAACAACCGCTGGCAAACTATCTGGAGCGCGTAGAGGTTTTAAAAGGTCCATCCTCAGCACTATTTGGTAATGCCAGTCCCGGAGGAGTGGTAAACAGGGTAACCAAAAAGCCGCTTGATGAAACCCGCAGGTCGGTAAACTTTTCGTTGGGGAGCTTCAATACCTTCCGTGGCCTGGCAGATTTCACAGGACCGGCCAGTAAAGACAGTTCCCTGCTTTACCGTCTGAACCTTGGTTACGAAAATGCCGGTTCTTTTCGCGACCTTATGTTTGATAAAAATATCGTTATTGCCCCTTCTCTAACTTTTTTACCAACTGACAAAACAAGTATCAACTTCGACCTGGTTTATAATGACTCTAAAAGCAGGCTGGATCGCGGGCAAACTCTATTTGGCAGTTCAGAACTAAATTCTACACCACAATCTTTATCGCTCAACACGGCTAATGATTATATGAATGAGCTTACATACAATGTAACGATTTCCATTAATCACAAGATTACAGATATCCTGAGTTTAAATGCTGCTTATATTAAAACGGGATACGAGGAAGACCTTTACGAGCACCGTACGTCAGGCACTTACGGGGTAGACAAAAATGGGGTTATCATGGAGAATATGGCCGGTATGATGATTATCTCCAGGAAGCGGAAACGTTACATTGACAACATGTCGGGGTACCTTAATTACAAACCGAAAACAGGAACGATAAAGCATAATATTGTTGTAGGATACGATTTTGGCAGTGAGAAACTACCGGTGGGAAGCTCACAAATGACAGCCGGAGGATACCTTAACAAAACGAGAGATTCTGTTATTACGCGTTATGTTGCTAAAGACAGCCTTAAATACGCACGCGATAAAAACGGAGCTCCTATTCCAAATGTTCCGCACTTCAACCTTTCCGACCCGCTTGGTTCACAGAAGATGATAGACGACAGCAAATCCGTTTTTACTAAAGGAGATGTAGCACCTACTTATTATTATCTCAATGCCGGGTATGTGCAGAACCAGTTTACTATTGGAAAACTACAGGCATTGTTAGGGATCAGATATGAGTATTACACTGATTTTGCCAATTACAAGCTAACCAACGAAAAGAAAACACATTCAGAGGCGTGGTTGCCGCGATTAGGGCTGGTATATAGCATTACACCAAACATCAATTTGTATGGGAGCTATGTAGAAGGTTACAATCCGCAAACTGCAGCTACCATTGCCAACCCGGAAGCGGGCGGACCTTTTGACCCGTTGAAAAGTAATATGAAAGAGCTGGGTGCCAAAACGTCGTGGTTCCGTGATCTGCTTACCCTTACTGTAGCAGCCTATGAGATCCGTCAAACAGGAGCTCTATACAACATAACAGGCAGCAATGAGCTCAGACAAATCGGTGATGAGAAATCAAAAGGGATCGAAATTGATGTAATCGGCCGGATTCTGCCGAACTGGAGCGTCATGGGATCGTATTCTTATAACGAAGCTATCATAGTTGAAAGCAGTAATCCTGGTGAAATAGGGCTGCAAAAGCCTAATGCACCTAAAAACACAGCCAATTTTTGGTCGAAATACAATTTTACCAGCGGACTGTTAAAAGGTTTTGGTATAGGGGCGGGGTTCAATTATGTGGATAAAAGAAATTTAAACTACGATAGCTCACTTTCCCCTGAAAATCAGCTGACCATTCCGCAATTTACGCTTTTCAATGCCGCAGCTTATTATAATGTTGGGAAATTGCAACTGCAGTTAAACGCAAGCAATATTGGAAACAAAAAACACTGGGTGGGGGGATATGACTATTTCCGCATTTTCCCGGGAACCCCGGAAAGTTACTTATTCTCTATCGGATATAGCTTTTAA
- a CDS encoding alkaline phosphatase: MKKHFLMYSFLLLAGASVARQVQEKPRSLEQLMFGGKKLEQQQTLRGHSHNDYKQNIPFLRAYYAGMESIEADVFLQNGKLMVAHELKEIIPGYTLDSLYLKRAAFLFHKNGGYPFANKRKKLQIVIDIKEKHQQVIPALLRLLKPYKDVFDPAINPNAIRIVLSGDMPLPSHFGDYPAFIFYDGRPYIRYTEDQLARVAMISDNIKEYTDWNGKGTPFPEHKAKLIQVIEQARRWKKPFRFWGTHDSPNTWMELHKMGADIINTDQPEALSNYAKKLPFTTYSLDKPLPVYKPSYKSDRCAGKVKNIILLIGDGMGLAHIKAGLSANHGSLNIANFKSIGFSRTEAANAGNTDSGAGGSAIATGHKANNATIGLDSAGMAVLKIPDILAREGKVSGLLSTGDVTDATPAVFFASQPDRSWSEKISLDLLNSNVNILAGSVPAPYRDLKKRGEYAKKLSDKGYETSYALSDFLSSEKKKQVLLLPDSVMRPVKEGRKDVLSVLLKKTLSLLNDNEKGFFVMAEGAQIDYGGHANDLPYVVTEMIDFDQAVGEALRFADENGETLVVVTADHETGGLSLLDVDEKKGYISGAFSTNDHTNIMVPVFAYGPRSDLFSGMYQNTEIFDKIINLSTSGHQKQAAK; this comes from the coding sequence ATGAAGAAACACTTTTTGATGTATTCTTTCCTTTTACTTGCCGGAGCCTCTGTGGCCCGGCAAGTGCAGGAAAAACCCCGCTCGCTCGAACAGCTGATGTTCGGAGGAAAAAAACTTGAGCAGCAGCAGACACTTCGCGGTCATAGTCACAACGACTACAAGCAGAACATTCCCTTTCTCAGGGCTTACTATGCAGGAATGGAATCCATCGAGGCCGACGTGTTTTTACAAAACGGGAAGCTCATGGTAGCCCACGAACTAAAGGAGATCATTCCCGGATATACGCTCGATTCTTTATACCTGAAACGGGCTGCTTTCCTGTTCCACAAAAACGGAGGGTATCCATTTGCCAACAAGCGCAAAAAATTACAGATCGTAATAGATATCAAAGAGAAGCACCAGCAAGTTATCCCGGCATTACTTCGCCTGCTCAAACCCTATAAAGACGTGTTTGACCCAGCGATCAACCCTAACGCAATACGTATTGTTTTAAGTGGGGATATGCCTCTCCCATCACACTTCGGCGATTATCCTGCTTTTATCTTTTACGACGGAAGGCCATACATCCGATACACTGAAGATCAGCTGGCAAGAGTGGCCATGATAAGCGATAATATCAAAGAATACACCGATTGGAATGGAAAAGGAACGCCGTTTCCAGAGCATAAGGCAAAGTTGATCCAGGTTATAGAGCAGGCCCGCCGCTGGAAAAAACCCTTTCGTTTTTGGGGAACACACGACAGTCCGAATACCTGGATGGAACTTCATAAGATGGGTGCCGATATCATAAATACTGACCAGCCTGAAGCGTTGAGCAACTACGCTAAAAAATTGCCGTTTACTACCTATTCCCTCGATAAACCTCTCCCGGTATACAAACCTTCTTATAAAAGTGACCGGTGTGCGGGCAAAGTAAAAAACATCATTCTATTAATTGGTGATGGAATGGGACTTGCGCATATTAAAGCAGGCCTGTCTGCTAACCACGGGAGTTTAAATATTGCTAATTTTAAAAGCATAGGATTTTCCCGTACGGAGGCGGCAAATGCAGGGAACACTGATTCGGGGGCCGGAGGTTCGGCTATAGCTACCGGGCATAAAGCAAATAACGCTACGATCGGCTTGGACTCCGCCGGAATGGCCGTTCTGAAAATCCCGGATATCTTAGCCCGCGAAGGGAAAGTAAGTGGACTGTTAAGCACTGGAGACGTCACAGACGCAACGCCGGCCGTTTTTTTTGCCTCGCAACCAGACAGATCATGGTCGGAAAAAATATCGCTTGATCTTTTAAACAGCAATGTGAATATACTGGCAGGAAGCGTTCCGGCCCCCTATCGCGACCTAAAAAAAAGAGGTGAATACGCAAAGAAGTTGTCGGATAAGGGATACGAAACAAGCTATGCGCTGTCTGATTTTCTATCTTCAGAAAAAAAGAAACAGGTATTGCTATTGCCCGATTCTGTAATGCGACCGGTGAAAGAAGGGCGAAAAGATGTTCTTAGTGTATTACTAAAAAAAACATTGTCGTTGCTGAACGATAACGAAAAGGGATTTTTTGTCATGGCCGAGGGAGCGCAGATAGATTACGGAGGACATGCTAACGATTTGCCTTACGTGGTTACAGAAATGATCGATTTTGATCAGGCAGTGGGAGAAGCCCTGCGGTTTGCAGATGAAAACGGCGAAACTCTGGTGGTAGTTACTGCCGACCATGAGACCGGAGGGCTGTCACTGCTTGACGTTGATGAAAAAAAGGGATACATAAGTGGGGCCTTCAGCACAAACGACCATACGAACATCATGGTTCCTGTTTTTGCCTATGGCCCCCGTTCAGACCTTTTCAGCGGCATGTATCAGAATACGGAGATTTTCGACAAGATAATTAACCTCAGCACTTCAGGTCATCAAAAACAGGCGGCGAAATAA
- a CDS encoding ArsR/SmtB family transcription factor: MRRDVFQAISDPTRRAIISLIALQAMTPNTIAEHFETTRQAVSKHLRILQECELIRAGQQGREIYYQLEIDRMKEIDQWLEQFRQIWETKFSQLDNLLLTIKNEKK; encoded by the coding sequence ATGAGAAGAGATGTTTTTCAGGCTATATCTGACCCTACCAGGCGGGCAATTATTTCGCTCATTGCATTACAGGCAATGACACCTAACACCATTGCCGAACATTTTGAGACAACCCGTCAGGCAGTATCAAAACACCTGCGCATTTTGCAGGAATGCGAGTTGATAAGGGCCGGGCAACAGGGGAGAGAGATCTATTATCAGCTTGAGATAGACAGAATGAAAGAAATCGACCAATGGCTGGAGCAGTTCCGGCAAATTTGGGAAACAAAGTTCAGCCAGCTTGACAATTTATTACTAACTATAAAAAATGAGAAAAAATGA
- a CDS encoding SRPBCC family protein has product MKTVLLFEFTVDKGSNTVNVRREFAANLNLVWDAWTTPELLDQWWAPKPYRTETKSMDFREGGSWLYAMISPANEKHWCKNDYHKIDGHKSFTALDAFCDENGVANQDMPRTVWTNVFSATGDKTLVTITAKYDSLADLEKIIEMGFKEGFTMALGNLDELLLTLSNNQDEE; this is encoded by the coding sequence ATGAAAACAGTACTGCTATTTGAATTTACCGTGGACAAGGGCAGTAACACGGTAAATGTAAGAAGGGAGTTTGCCGCAAATCTCAATCTCGTTTGGGATGCATGGACCACACCAGAGTTGCTCGACCAATGGTGGGCACCGAAGCCCTATAGAACAGAAACGAAATCCATGGATTTCAGGGAAGGTGGAAGTTGGTTGTATGCGATGATTAGTCCTGCCAACGAAAAACATTGGTGTAAAAATGACTATCACAAAATAGACGGGCATAAGAGTTTTACCGCACTGGATGCTTTTTGCGATGAAAACGGAGTGGCGAACCAGGATATGCCAAGAACCGTGTGGACTAACGTTTTCAGTGCAACCGGCGATAAAACTCTTGTTACCATTACAGCAAAATATGATAGTCTCGCCGATCTTGAAAAAATTATCGAGATGGGCTTTAAAGAAGGCTTTACAATGGCGCTCGGAAATCTGGACGAGCTATTATTAACTTTAAGCAACAACCAGGATGAAGAGTAA
- a CDS encoding DoxX family membrane protein, translated as MKSKILTVLSILFGLLFINAGLNKFFNYMPVPENLPEPLAKDTAAFLEISWLMPLVGFAEMAGGLLIMFRRTRALAVLIIFPVMVGILLTNIFVAPDGLPVALVIWGILLWIIYDNRRRYLPIIG; from the coding sequence ATGAAGAGTAAAATTTTAACTGTACTGTCCATCCTGTTCGGGCTCTTATTTATTAATGCTGGCTTGAATAAGTTCTTCAACTACATGCCGGTACCGGAAAATCTGCCCGAGCCATTGGCTAAGGACACTGCCGCTTTTCTAGAGATTTCCTGGTTAATGCCTTTAGTTGGCTTCGCAGAAATGGCAGGCGGCTTGCTTATCATGTTTCGGAGAACCAGGGCCTTAGCAGTATTGATTATTTTCCCTGTAATGGTAGGAATACTGCTTACAAACATTTTTGTAGCGCCCGATGGGCTTCCTGTTGCACTTGTGATCTGGGGCATCCTGCTCTGGATAATTTATGATAACCGCCGAAGATATCTACCGATCATCGGTTAA
- a CDS encoding fibronectin type III-like domain-contianing protein: MVYSVCQKYHLCTRLNVSFPRSTGNTPCFYNHFVTDREEPFDRPGTPDDSKGHYIFDIPDPLWNFGSGLSYTQFKYLNCSLKDSVLTQTGTVRVEIEVENAGTRDGKEVVQLYVRDKFSSVATPIQQLKAFKKEFIKAGKRSKVILEVPVSELGLYNDRMQYVVEPGEFEIQVGSASDNIHFKKTVRVGKE, translated from the coding sequence ATGGTTTATTCGGTTTGTCAGAAGTATCATCTTTGTACCCGCCTGAATGTATCTTTTCCAAGGAGCACTGGTAACACGCCCTGTTTCTACAATCATTTTGTCACTGATCGCGAGGAGCCCTTTGACCGCCCGGGAACACCCGACGACTCCAAAGGACACTATATTTTTGATATCCCCGATCCGCTATGGAACTTCGGGTCCGGCTTAAGCTATACGCAGTTTAAATACCTTAACTGCAGTCTGAAAGATTCTGTGTTAACACAGACTGGAACTGTCAGGGTTGAAATAGAGGTCGAGAATGCCGGTACCCGTGATGGGAAAGAGGTAGTTCAACTCTACGTACGCGACAAGTTCAGCTCTGTCGCCACGCCGATCCAGCAACTGAAAGCCTTTAAAAAGGAGTTTATCAAAGCGGGCAAACGTTCAAAGGTGATTCTTGAGGTTCCGGTGTCAGAACTTGGCCTCTACAACGATAGGATGCAGTATGTAGTGGAGCCCGGAGAGTTTGAAATCCAGGTTGGAAGTGCCTCTGATAATATTCATTTTAAAAAAACTGTAAGGGTGGGGAAGGAATGA
- a CDS encoding beta-galactosidase — protein sequence MKILSVLFAGLLLYTTAAARQPQQGVAVKKAGDGFHLYIDGVQTYIKGVGGTNAIDVASASGANAFRTWGGTVESIKNDTELAAASNMYILQGISMTKDSASYFDENYKNKVRADVRQLAEAYKDEPRILAWALGNEIELGNANIRAAWLFIEELAQLIKSIDKRHLVITVISHNAEALDSIARFCPSLDFVGINSYGSIVSIADMVNKSAYKGAFMVTEWGPTGFWEVPKTSWGAPLEQTSEEKRQVYEQRYNNYILANKRCLGSFVFLWGQKQERTPTWFSMFLERNVKGLPVSGEKTPMVEAMQRVWAQKEPPQTAPVIKSMRLNRQVASGNVRVRVGEIIAAEVDATDREQKQFTYVWEILKEATVLGFGGSYEPRPDRYGEVVTSGKNQIKTSVKEPGNYRLFVYVLDNTGFASTVNIPFQVY from the coding sequence ATGAAAATTTTATCTGTTTTATTTGCCGGGCTGCTGCTGTATACCACGGCGGCGGCCCGGCAACCGCAACAGGGAGTTGCGGTAAAAAAAGCCGGGGACGGTTTTCATCTTTATATAGATGGTGTACAAACCTATATCAAGGGTGTAGGTGGCACAAACGCCATAGATGTGGCGAGTGCTTCGGGAGCTAATGCATTCAGGACCTGGGGTGGCACCGTGGAGTCGATTAAAAACGACACAGAACTGGCTGCTGCGAGCAATATGTACATCCTGCAAGGCATTTCTATGACCAAGGATTCAGCCTCCTACTTTGATGAAAATTATAAGAATAAGGTGCGTGCAGATGTACGACAACTTGCCGAGGCGTATAAAGACGAACCCCGCATCCTTGCCTGGGCACTTGGAAACGAAATAGAACTTGGCAACGCCAACATCAGGGCGGCCTGGCTTTTCATTGAAGAACTTGCGCAGCTTATTAAATCGATTGATAAACGACATCTGGTCATCACCGTGATTTCACATAACGCAGAGGCATTGGATTCGATTGCCCGCTTCTGCCCTTCGCTAGATTTTGTAGGTATAAATAGTTACGGCTCAATTGTTTCGATAGCAGACATGGTCAATAAATCTGCCTATAAGGGCGCTTTTATGGTGACTGAATGGGGGCCGACCGGCTTCTGGGAGGTACCGAAAACCAGTTGGGGGGCTCCACTTGAACAAACCAGCGAAGAGAAAAGACAGGTATATGAGCAGCGGTATAACAACTATATTCTGGCTAATAAACGTTGTCTGGGGTCTTTCGTCTTTTTATGGGGACAAAAACAGGAGCGTACGCCTACCTGGTTCAGCATGTTTTTAGAAAGAAATGTTAAAGGTCTTCCTGTCAGTGGCGAGAAAACGCCTATGGTGGAAGCTATGCAGCGTGTCTGGGCACAGAAGGAACCTCCGCAGACTGCGCCGGTAATCAAATCGATGCGTCTTAACCGGCAAGTCGCGTCCGGCAATGTACGGGTGCGTGTTGGGGAAATTATCGCAGCGGAAGTGGACGCTACCGACCGCGAACAGAAACAATTTACTTATGTATGGGAAATTCTCAAAGAGGCCACTGTATTAGGATTTGGGGGTTCTTATGAACCACGTCCTGACAGATATGGAGAGGTGGTCACATCCGGTAAGAACCAAATAAAAACCTCCGTTAAGGAACCCGGAAATTACCGGTTATTTGTGTATGTACTGGATAATACCGGCTTTGCCTCAACGGTGAATATTCCTTTTCAGGTTTACTAA
- a CDS encoding RagB/SusD family nutrient uptake outer membrane protein, giving the protein MKNIKYKVLAGYLLVLFLTSGCEKFLDKPLENQQRSEEIDYTNLSLMYAPVSGIYRAAADDRLVHWIDLSIRTVREDDYQQGAPSANDNPELMSIKNFQRDATVQSYWGLNQSWISYFSLAIAANSALTELKLFAAAIPSGNTADAALNRRYQAEVRFIRAYAHLMASRLFGDVPILTDSDDIARLATIGKSTAAQVRQFIIDEMDACIPDLEDLRPNQATHQGSVTRYSALLLKAKAAADLAGNDNASPHWNTVLEATDAIINSGKFSLYGDFYQLFKLPGKLSNESLFELQYSDFGLATGDIVRPGVDWGTFFRWQGPSGDQRGSAISGAGWVPPSQNIVDFLNARNDSVRLKTTILSYGATTDTYATTPSGDRIYGNPFGIKYFNGKTYLPSSQMTPGRMEYGANNNVRILRYSDVLLLNAEARVRKGQSGDAPFRLVRERAKLNPITGVTLAQILDERRAEFACEWWGERFNDLVRTGRAQQVFGSRFVPGQSEFVPIPQAQLDANTNLR; this is encoded by the coding sequence ATGAAAAATATAAAATATAAAGTACTGGCAGGATATCTGTTAGTTTTATTCCTGACCAGCGGATGTGAAAAATTCCTGGACAAGCCGCTGGAAAACCAGCAACGTTCTGAGGAAATCGACTATACCAATCTTTCATTGATGTATGCTCCTGTATCCGGCATCTACCGGGCCGCGGCGGATGACCGCCTCGTGCATTGGATCGACCTTTCAATTCGGACCGTACGGGAGGACGACTACCAGCAGGGAGCGCCCAGCGCTAATGACAATCCCGAGCTGATGAGTATCAAGAATTTTCAGCGTGACGCTACGGTACAGTCGTATTGGGGCCTTAACCAATCGTGGATCAGCTACTTCAGTCTCGCTATTGCCGCAAACAGTGCATTAACAGAACTTAAACTGTTCGCTGCCGCCATTCCCTCCGGCAATACTGCCGACGCTGCCTTGAACCGCAGATACCAGGCTGAAGTACGTTTTATTCGCGCTTACGCGCACCTCATGGCGAGCCGTCTTTTTGGTGATGTGCCCATTCTGACAGACAGCGACGACATCGCCAGGTTAGCCACCATCGGCAAAAGTACGGCAGCCCAGGTTCGCCAGTTTATCATCGATGAAATGGACGCCTGTATACCCGACCTTGAAGACTTAAGACCTAACCAGGCTACTCACCAGGGCTCTGTTACCAGGTATTCCGCCTTGTTACTGAAGGCAAAGGCAGCAGCTGACCTCGCCGGCAATGATAACGCCAGCCCGCATTGGAATACGGTTTTGGAAGCCACAGACGCCATTATCAATAGCGGCAAATTCTCATTGTATGGAGACTTCTATCAGCTGTTTAAGCTGCCTGGGAAACTAAGTAACGAATCGCTTTTTGAGTTACAATATTCCGACTTCGGACTTGCAACAGGTGATATCGTTCGCCCGGGTGTTGACTGGGGTACATTTTTCAGATGGCAGGGTCCTTCGGGCGACCAGCGCGGCAGTGCTATATCCGGAGCTGGCTGGGTACCCCCTTCGCAGAACATTGTAGATTTTCTGAATGCCCGTAATGATAGCGTGCGACTTAAGACAACTATTCTGAGTTACGGTGCTACAACAGACACCTATGCCACAACCCCCAGCGGGGACCGCATATATGGCAATCCGTTTGGCATCAAGTACTTTAACGGTAAGACCTACCTGCCTTCCTCGCAGATGACGCCTGGTCGCATGGAATATGGCGCGAATAACAATGTACGCATCTTACGGTATTCTGATGTTCTGCTACTGAATGCAGAAGCACGGGTACGCAAAGGCCAGAGCGGCGACGCACCATTCCGCCTGGTACGGGAGCGGGCGAAGCTTAACCCTATAACGGGTGTGACGCTGGCACAAATACTCGACGAAAGGCGTGCAGAGTTTGCCTGCGAATGGTGGGGCGAGCGTTTTAATGATCTGGTTCGCACCGGACGCGCACAACAGGTTTTTGGATCACGGTTTGTTCCCGGACAGAGCGAATTTGTTCCAATCCCACAAGCTCAGCTTGATGCGAACACTAACTTAAGGTAG